One genomic segment of Pseudorasbora parva isolate DD20220531a chromosome 6, ASM2467924v1, whole genome shotgun sequence includes these proteins:
- the LOC137079396 gene encoding apoptosis facilitator Bcl-2-like protein 14 — protein MQKTNMSKSTPRYSQRLFLDQKCANCLLLTYVKRSLSLNEGWRKHQPKQLKRMKGGSKAKQASSDPSTLSSDLSAERLLKINKCPECTASASDLLCERGLSKTKRRSLFGGFRSLFSKKKHDLKVNGVGGFERHCGKSKTQQWEFTCSVSSHNLSEEESESSQTDSTPVPGSAGGLSDVSVDSSTYFEKVSEELEGIVKEIQFSPEEDSSPLPSAACLGDCSSAGDDTTKRIISLLKQHGDVIDQKISRNKSVQNFLQKLTYSSFQQLADRYIAQIPNPLPQTTDASPELVRLAFTMDFTAKVAGLCSHTVGRIMGFGYQYLQDSFSQMCAAQTQVPEDLEGQNTCDPD, from the exons ATGCAGAAGACAAACATGTCCAAGTCTACTCCCCGTTACTCTCAGCGGCTGTTCTTGGATCAGAAGTGTGCCAACTGTCTGTTATTGACGTACGTCAAGCGGAGCCTCAGCCTGAATGAAGGATGGAGGAAACATCAGCCGAAACAACTCAAGAGGATGAAGGGAGGAAGCAAGGCCAAGCAGGCATCCAGTGACCCCTCCACCCTGTCGAGTGACTTATCCGCAGAGAGGCTCCTGAAGATCAACAAGTGCCCTGAATGCACAGCATCAGCGTCTGATTTACTGTGTGAGAGAGGACTAAGCAAGACCAAGAGGCGCTCTCTCTTCGGAGGCTTTCGCAGCCTCTTCTCTAAGAAGAAGCATGACCTGAAAGTGAATGGAGTAGGAGGTTTCGAAAGACACTGTGGAAAGTCTAAAACGCAGCAATGGGAGTTTACTTGTTCTGTAAGCTCACACAATCTCTCTGAGGAGGAGAGCGAATCATCACAAACAGACTCCACTCCAGTTCCTGGTAGTGCGGGAGGGCTCTCAGACG TGAGTGTGGACTCCAGTACATACTTTGAGAAGGTGTCCGAGGAATTGGAGGGGATTGTGAAGGAGATTCAGTTTAGTCCGGAAGAAGATTCTTCTCCACTGCCCTCTGCGGCTTGTTTAGGAGATTGCAGCTCTGCAG GTGATGACACTACAAAGAGGATTATCAGCTTGCTGAAACAACATGGGGATGTTATTGATCAAAAA ATCAGCAGGAACAAGAGTGTCCAAAACTTCCTCCAGAAACTGACGTACAGCTCCTTCCAGCAGCTGGCAGATCGCTACATAGCCCAGATCCCCAATCCTCTTCCCCAGACCACAGACGCCTCCCCTGAGCTGGTCAGACTGGCCTTCACCATGGACTTCACTGCCAAAGTGGCTGGACTGTGCAGCCACACGGTCGGTCGAATCATGGGGTTTGGTTATCAATACCTCCAGGATTCCTTCTCACAAATGTGTGCGGCACAAACACAG GTGCCTGAAGATTTGGAAGGACAGAATACCTGTGATCCAGACTGA
- the pnpla1 gene encoding 1-acylglycerol-3-phosphate O-acyltransferase Pnpla3, with protein MSSPLCILSKNENLSVSFCGSGFLATYQLGAAQSLLDNAAWILQGAPRVYGASAGSLVAAAVVCGSNLGRVRDQLLEFARFTKQHPLGLLNPTVDIFRWLEVTLQRCLPDNAHRLATGRLYVSMTRMSDGKNVLVSEFHSNEDLIKALLCSCFVPVYSGVIPPQYKGEHYMDGGFTNIQPLEDSSPTLTISPFAGSMDICPSDTSTNLCDAIIQQLSFQCSLTNFIRLVDAMFPRDWRILRKAYYSGYQDTVYFLQQSNALPLHPERRKESDASDDSLSSDHWMLTQTDGAEEEESQQNSLEQPEEKTTNGVCSSLSPSHQEQTVHKNSPVKVQEVLLCNIMGQLEILSNPGVSLSQRTLSYLLLLVTLPIWSVTTLWERSQKWITKATTVAYWLWHGIKVFMIFILNIILSTTRKGLGDMMLSLISFTPAQVPDEHRRPRGFSERHVASSNLNGHVSSLALPASPSDAQTLPNIYTLLFSLETENKWRRRKIEVQHTLQQHVADVKRN; from the exons ATGTCATCACCGTTATGCATTCTGTCTAAAAATGAGAACCTCTCTGTGTCTTTCTGTGGTTCTGGTTTTCTAGCAACTTACCAACTCGGCGCGGCGCAGAGTCTTTTGGATAATGCGGCCTGGATCCTGCAAGGAGCACCGAGAGTCTATGGAGCGTCTGCTGGCTCTCTCGTGGCTGCAGCGGTTGTCTGTGGGTCGAATCTAG GACGTGTGCGAGACCAGCTTTTGGAATTTGCGAGATTTACCAAACAACATCCACTCGGTCTTCTCAATCCCACGGTGGATATTTTCAGGTGGCTGGAGGTCACACTGCAGCGCTGCCTGCCTGATAATGCCCACCGTCTGGCCACGGGCCGTCTGTATGTCTCCATGACTCGCATGTCTGATGGAAAAAATGTTCTAGTGTCGGAATTTCATTCCAACGAGGACCTTATAAAA GCTCTTTTGTGTAGCTGTTTTGTTCCTGTATACTCTGGCGTGATCCCACCACAGTATAAAGGCGAG CACTATATGGACGGAGGTTTCACAAATATCCAGCCCTTAGAGGATTCCTCTCCCACCCTCACCATCTCCCCATTTGCTGGAAGCATGGACATATGTCCCTCTGATACCTCCACCAACCTCTGTGACGCCATCATCCAGCAACTCTCCTTCCAGTGCTCCCTCACCAACTTCATCAGACTGGTAGATGCGATGTTCCCTCGAGACTGGAGG ATTTTGAGGAAGGCTTACTACAGTGGATACCAAGATACTGTGTACTTTCTGCAGCAGAGCA ACGCTTTGCCGCTGCACCCTGAACGGAGGAAGGAGTCGGATGCATCTGATGATTCGCTGAGCTCAGATCACTGGATGCTAACACAGACTGATGGTGCTGAGGAAGAGGAATCACAGCAGAACTCGCTGGAACAACCTGAAGAGAAGACCACCAATGGGGTGTGTTCATCCTTGAGTCCATCCCATCAGGAGCAGACAGTACATAAGAACTCACCAGTAAAGGTTCAGGAAG TGCTGCTGTGTAACATCATGGGGCAGCTGGAGATTCTGAGTAATCCGGGTGTCTCTTTATCTCAACGGACGCTCTCATACCTGCTCTTGCTGGTCACACTGCCAATCTGGAGTGTCACAACCTTATGGGAAAG GTCTCAGAAATGGATTACTAAAGCTACGACTGTGGCATACTGGCTCTGGCATGGCATTAAAGTATTTATGATCTTTATACTCAACATTATATTGTCCACTACGAGGAAAGGACTTGGAGACAT GATGCTGAGTCTGATCAGCTTCACACCTGCACAAGTTCCCGATGAGCACCGCAGGCCCCGAGGGTTTTCTGAGAGACACGTGGCCTCCTCTAATCTGAACGGGCACGTCTCTTCTCTCGCGCTTCCGGCGAGTCCCTCCGACGCACAGACCCTGCCAAACATCTACACACTCCTGTTTTCACTAGAGACAGAGAACAAATGGAGAAGACGCAAGATAGAGGTGCAACACACGTTACAACAACACGTGGCTGATGTGAAAAGAAATTAA